The following are encoded in a window of Amphibacillus xylanus NBRC 15112 genomic DNA:
- a CDS encoding ABC transporter permease yields the protein MNNKFIRNLYMVPYAVWVLIFVVAPILLLLYYSFFDIHGEFSLINYQRFFTPVYLKLTISSFWYAFIITAISLLVSYPTAYFLSKTKHKQLWLLLIIVPSWVNLLLKAYAFIGIFGAYGAANYILEWIGIGSRQLLFTDFSFVFVAVYNFIPFMILPIFNAINGLNPALIDASHDLGASRRTTFRRVIFPLTLEGVKIGCQVVFIPALSLFMLTRLIAGNRVITLGTAIEQHFLVTQDWGMGSTIAVFLILIMFIIIRITGFRKRGA from the coding sequence TTGAACAATAAATTCATTCGTAACTTGTATATGGTTCCTTATGCTGTATGGGTTCTTATATTTGTAGTAGCACCGATTTTATTATTACTCTACTATTCATTTTTTGATATTCATGGTGAGTTTTCTCTCATAAATTATCAGCGCTTTTTTACACCTGTCTATTTAAAGCTAACGATTAGCTCATTTTGGTATGCATTTATTATTACGGCAATTTCGTTGCTTGTGTCTTATCCAACTGCTTATTTCTTATCGAAGACAAAGCATAAGCAGCTATGGTTATTATTAATTATCGTACCATCATGGGTGAATCTATTGTTAAAGGCTTATGCTTTTATCGGGATATTTGGTGCGTATGGAGCAGCTAACTATATTCTTGAATGGATTGGTATTGGCTCAAGGCAACTATTGTTTACTGATTTTAGTTTTGTGTTTGTCGCGGTCTATAATTTCATTCCATTTATGATTTTACCGATATTTAATGCCATTAATGGCTTAAACCCAGCATTAATTGATGCTTCACACGATTTAGGTGCTTCAAGACGGACGACATTTAGACGTGTTATTTTCCCGCTGACACTTGAAGGGGTGAAAATTGGTTGTCAGGTTGTCTTTATTCCGGCACTATCATTATTTATGTTAACGCGATTGATTGCAGGAAACCGTGTTATTACACTTGGAACAGCAATTGAGCAGCATTTTCTTGTGACGCAAGACTGGGGGATGGGGTCTACGATTGCCGTATTCCTTATTTTAATTATGTTTATTATTATTCGGATTACTGGATTTAGAAAGCGAGGTGCATAA
- a CDS encoding ABC transporter ATP-binding protein: MKNDSIIQFRNVTKQFDDETIIIDNVSFELERGKFYTLLGPSGCGKTTILRLIAGFIEPTEGDILFYGKKINHLPAHKRQVNTVFQDYALFPHLNVFENVAFGLRIKKLKESAIKQKVKEALTFVNLDGYENREINELSGGQKQRVAIARAIVNEPEVILLDEPLSALDLKLRTQMQYELREIQRRLGITFIFVTHDQEEALAMSDEIFVLNKGKIQQSGTPIDIYDEPINRFVADFIGESNIIEGKMIEDFVVEFAGKRFDCVDGGMNKNEPVEIVIRPEDLEVKPEGQGKLNVIVTSRLFRGVHYEAQCRDLEGNEWLVHTTKKIQVGDKIGLDFEAGNIHVMRFNEREEDFDRRIEQYTEDEEIEQ; this comes from the coding sequence ATGAAAAATGATTCTATTATTCAATTTCGTAATGTAACAAAACAGTTTGATGATGAAACGATAATTATAGATAATGTAAGTTTTGAACTTGAACGTGGTAAGTTTTATACGCTGCTTGGTCCGTCAGGTTGCGGAAAGACTACAATCCTACGTTTAATTGCGGGATTTATTGAGCCGACAGAAGGAGATATTTTATTCTACGGTAAGAAAATTAATCATCTTCCAGCGCATAAACGTCAGGTGAATACGGTGTTTCAAGATTACGCTTTATTCCCACATTTGAATGTATTTGAAAACGTAGCTTTCGGATTGCGAATTAAGAAATTAAAAGAGTCAGCCATTAAACAAAAAGTAAAAGAGGCACTGACTTTCGTGAACTTAGATGGCTATGAAAATCGGGAAATCAACGAGCTTTCTGGTGGTCAAAAACAACGTGTCGCAATTGCCCGTGCGATTGTGAATGAGCCAGAGGTAATCTTACTTGATGAGCCTTTATCGGCATTAGATTTGAAATTACGTACACAGATGCAATATGAATTACGAGAAATTCAACGTCGTCTTGGGATTACGTTTATTTTTGTTACGCATGATCAAGAAGAGGCGTTAGCAATGTCAGATGAGATTTTTGTCCTTAATAAGGGGAAAATTCAACAAAGTGGTACACCGATTGATATCTATGACGAGCCAATTAACCGGTTTGTAGCGGATTTCATTGGGGAATCGAATATTATTGAAGGAAAGATGATCGAAGACTTTGTCGTTGAGTTTGCTGGTAAGCGATTCGACTGTGTCGACGGCGGTATGAATAAAAATGAACCTGTTGAAATTGTTATTCGTCCAGAGGATTTAGAAGTTAAACCAGAAGGCCAAGGGAAATTGAATGTTATTGTTACCTCCAGACTATTTAGAGGCGTTCATTATGAAGCACAATGTCGCGACCTTGAAGGTAATGAGTGGCTCGTACATACAACTAAGAAAATTCAGGTTGGTGACAAGATCGGCTTAGACTTTGAAGCAGGTAATATTCACGTCATGCGTTTTAATGAACGCGAAGAAGACTTTGATCGTCGGATCGAGCAGTATACGGAGGATGAAGAAATTGAACAATAA